The proteins below are encoded in one region of Chrysemys picta bellii isolate R12L10 chromosome 4, ASM1138683v2, whole genome shotgun sequence:
- the LOC135982843 gene encoding uncharacterized protein LOC135982843 yields MQSSPAVMAMQSVNRKRAPAWTDREVLDLIAVWGDESVLSELRSKRRNAKIYEKISKDMAERGYSRDATQCRVKIKELRQGYQKTKEANGRSGSHPQTSRFYEALHSILGAAATTTPPVTVDSEDGILSTAGSSDMLGDGEDEEGDEEGEAVGSSHNADFPDSQDLFITLTEIPYEASPAITPDTESGEGSATPSATVSQPSLESHSQRLARIRRRKKRTREDMFSELMASSQAQAAQQTQWRENLTRMHQANMDREERWRQEDQQATLTLLGLLREQTDTLRRLVDVLQERRQEDRAPLQSISNRPPPPPSPIPTSPKVQRRRGGRVPANSHSTPAESSSSRRLSFPKI; encoded by the exons atgcagagctctccagcagtgatggccatgcagtctgtgaatagaaagagagccccagcatggactgatcgtgaagtcttggatctcatcgctgtgtggggcgatgagtccgtgctttccgagctgcgatccaaaagaaggaatgcaaagatctacgagaagatctctaaagacatggcagagagaggatacagccgggatgcaacgcagtgccgcgtgaaaatcaaggagctgagacaaggctaccagaagaccaaagaggcaaacggacgctccggatcccatccccagacatcccgtttctacgaggcactgcattccatcctcggtgctgccgccaccactaccccaccagtgaccgtggactctgaggatgggatactgtccacggccggttcctcagacatgttaggggacggggaagatgaggaaggagatgaggagggcgaggcagttggcagctctcacaacgctgatttccccgacagccaggatctcttcatcacccttacagagatcccctacgaagcgtccccagccattaccccggacacagaatctggtgaaggatcagcca ccccgtctgcgactgtctcacaacctagcctggaatcacactcccagaggctagcgcggattaggcgtaggaagaagaggacacgggaggacatgttctctgagcttatggcctcttcccaagcccaggcagcacagcagacccagtggcgggagaacttgacccgaatgcaccaagccaacatggatcgggaggagaggtggcggcaggaagaccagcaggcgactctaacgctgcttggactactgagggagcaaacggacacactccggcgccttgtggatgttctgcaggaacggaggcaggaggacagagccccgctgcagtccatctctaaccgccctcccccgccaccaagtcccatacccacctcacccaaagtgcaaagaaggagaggcggcagagtccctgctaactctcactccacccctgcagagagctctagtagcagaaggctctcatttcccaaaatttga